The window CCATGTATACTAATCTAGGTATCCAATGTTACCCGGCCCTTCAAaacaccttgtcctcaaggtgtgCTTACAAACATGATCACAAAATTGGGtccctccttcttcttcttcttcttcttcttcttcttcttcttcttttttctttttttagtagATATGTAGGCTTGCTTGCTTAATAATTTTTAACAAAGATGCAACTTTCACAACGAAAAACATAACTCCACCATAGAACACATGCATTGCTCTGAGACCAAAACTAGCAATAGTACGACATAAGAAATTCTTGcccttcatttcttctttaaTCATTCCGGCTGCAAAAAAGGCCATATCCCTCTCACTCGCGGCATTAACCATTAACTATACATGCCCTCACCTTCTTGCATTTGCTCAGATCGTTCGTGTTTTCATCCCCTTCAGACTTGTTCGTTTTACCTTCTACCTTGATTTCCTTCAATGTCGTATCTCCTCCTTCGATGATACTCTCAATCGTCGGTCCTCCACTCGACAATCCTTCCATTATTCCAGAGATTGTCGAACTGTCCTTCACTGTTCCTTTGATGCATGTTAACAACAGTTGTTGTTTTTCCAACTGGATGTCCAGTCTTTCGATACTCTTCGTCTTCGTCAATGACGGTAGCCTCTCTTCAATCGCTGATAATTTATGCAATTTTACTTGTATTCCCGCGATCTCCTGGTCGAACTTTTCCAACCTCTCTTCAATTCTTTTCTGCTCCATCTCCTTACAGATTCCCAAGTATAATTTGGTCTAATACCAATTTGTTAGAACACTTGCTAACAAGAACAAGATCTTGACTTATTATAACGAACTATAAGAAAATGCAAGATAAACCCAAGTATAAGGCACTTCGAACCTCCCTCTTGAGTACTCTCACCCAAGCCCTAAACCACTCCAAAGAATAATCTCACTCTCTCACTTACCCTCCCTCCATTTATAACAAGATGTAAACACCCTAGTAACCACATTGGCATAATAACTACTAGTAACTTCCCAAGTATCCAATTACCCTTATACCCCTAACCCTATACTAACCAAATTACCCTTATACAAGATAAACTCATGTATACCAATCTAGGTATCCTTGATatgaaaaaacaaataaagGCCCAACAAGGTTCAATCATAAAATCAATGGCCACTAAGAAGTAGCCCATGTATCTTTTAAAAATTGTGAGGTCTCCTCATCTTTTCAATACGGAATCCTCAACATGCCCTTTAAGACAATACAATTTGGTCTTCAATCTCTTGATACCGCATCAGATAAGCAGTCGATTATGAAGGAGTACTTCATAAACCTTTCCAAGATTGTGCCGCTAATCTTTTCAAGCTGGGATCCTCgaccaaaaagaaaaggaaaaacagtTTTGTCCAACCTCAACATACATATAAAGGCAGAATTGGAAAGGTTGACTACCACCAttcataaagaaagaaagaaattaatgGTAAAAGCAAAAATTAACCTCACGATATCATCACCAATCTCTGGAGTAATGCTGATGCTCCTTCTTCTTAATCGACGAGCTTCTGACGTTGAAGTTGAAGCACCATCTGATCTGTAGCTaaataaaaaaggaagaaatacAGTTATCATGAATAAATAACACGATAACTGGAAAAACATTTTGATTCTCAGCGCATAGTTACAGTTGCTATTCTATTTTTGTATTTCAATATCTTTAAGGACCACTCCAAAGTTTTAGTTCTAGTCCATGTCCAAGGTGAAAACAATCTCAACGCATAGTTATGAACTCTCCACAAGATAACTACACATTTTGCAACTATTTTTCCTTAAGTAATAAAATGCCAAACTACAGGATGCTAGAAATTTATATGATTGGTGTTTTCTTATCTCTATCGATCCATATTACGTAAAGAGAAAATGTATAGAAATAAGCCACGGCATTGCTATTCTAAATTTATAGAATCAAGCCAGATGCCACAATATGTGAACATGTCTTTCTTCCAAACCAAAATCAGGTATATGTGGTCCGCTACATGATAGTATAAAATTAGGATAAGAGATAACCCACTAATAATGAAGATAGAGTAAACCTTGAAGTAGAGACATCGTCAGAAAAATCTCTGAAGGCTTTCCTATCCCCACTAAGCATAGACCGGCCACGAGCCCGAAATGAAGGATGCTCTGGACTGCAGAAAGAAAGGCAATTGAAAACATAACCGAATTAATATAACAGAAGACTATATTTCCTCAAATATAAAAGCTCATTTTCATAAGAGATCATGAAGGAATACTATCAGAAACCAAATACTTAAGGATGactatttttataatatatacataGGAAACAAAACATAATGATACGATGAAATGGGATACAAAAAACATCAGATAATGAGAGTTTATAAACAATCATTACAAAAAGGAAGACAATTTGCCTAAGTGCCACAAGATGGAATTACAGAAATTCACTGCTCCAGAGCTAATTTCAATATCTTAATCAGCAGGAGGGAgggaaaaaaaactaaaaaatccTCCTTGTTTTCCCTCCAAAAGTACTTGAGTATAAACCATCAAAATTCATCATACTAAAACTACATGGTCTTATTTGCCTTCAGCCATATCTATCAACTCTTCTACAAAACCTAAATTTACAAGCTTATGAAGATCATGTCAGTTGAACTAACATTTATTGTTAAATTACCCAGAAAGGGCCGAGAACAACATACATAAAAGGATAAAATTATTGATCATTGTAAACCTCTAGCTAGGGttgtcataaaatatatatGATTAAGAGAATTTATTTGAATGGAGAAAATAAACTTCTAACACCATAAAACGATGGCCACATTATCCAAGAACAAGAATTCAAGAAAGACCTTGAACTAGCAGTCCGCTGTTCAGCAATATCCTTTCTCCGACTACGTCGCCAAAATGCATTTGCAATATTAGGTTCACTATGTGATAAACTGAGAGATTTGAAAATAAGATACAATAACAGAAATCTCAGTGTATTTCTTGCATCTTTGCATCAGAAAGAGATTTTTGAGAAAAAACAAGAGAGACAATTCAGTAGAAGTAACCAAGAAATAAATGGTTTTGTTAACTAAAGTTGCTTGGGAATGCTTATTGGAACAGCTTATTACCTCAGTTTCCTGTCAAGTGCTGTATTTGATCGCAACATCATATTGCGCAATGAATGACCATGTGCATTTGAAGCTGCATCAAATTTTCTGTGGAATTGGAGGCTCTCATCTTTCTCAACACTATCACAAAAAGGGATCTAGCTCAACAAGGTACAATAAATCACATACATAaacctaaaattttaaattttgaggaACCAGAGGTTTAACTTATATGCAACATCCCACCTGTCAGGATCAACTCTTTCCGAGAAACCATAAAGAGGACTATTAGGTTCTAGTGGCGAATCACAGGAGTCGTTTTCTGCAGAATCGCTTTCACCAGCAGCAGAAATATGGGTCATAAAAATGGCCTTAGTTGACCGAGGTAACAACTGGCCAGGAAACCGCATCAGATCAACAACTAGTTCCACAGAATTCAACACAACTGTCACAGACATATGCTTGTATGAATCTACGCACCCAATAGCCCCCTCATTTGGCAAGCCCtgaacaaaataaaaatgttaatgAGGAATTGTCGGGATGGCATTTGACAAAGCAAATAACTAATCTATCGTCAgttgtgaaaagaaaaaagcaatCGGTAATTCACAAATAGATAAAGGGGAATTTACAGGAAGGAACAAACTACttcattaaataaatcaaagttTAGAGCTTACCACCATGAGACGGCTTTCAAGCCCTACAGTGTCTGCCAGAGCCTTAAATAAGATAGCTCTAGGACGACAAGaaccaaattttatttttccaagCAATTGAATGCCTCTATCCTCGAACAAGTGGGAGGTTTCTTCAAGAGCACCTTTTGCTGGACTTTCTAAAATTGGTCGTTTATAGAAATCAGAAACCTGAAAAGGTGGAGTAAGAAAGAGGAATGGATACCCTGTGagcaatagaaaaagaaatatatacaCAAAATTTCAGAAACCTGCGAATATAGATGGAAAAACAGGGATAGTCGGCCATCAGTAATGAAGAAAAGAAGTTAAGACTTCTTCAGGAGATAAAGAAATGCCTAAAGAAAAGGTTGACGACATAAACTTGTGCAAGGAATTAGATTTCCGACGCTCTATAAAATCCATCTTAATTGTCACTACAAACAGTTTGTTAAACAAACTATTCTGTTACAGAAAGAGTATACCACATCTAGAAGTTCACAACTGGCAGCATAGCAATTCAGAAAACCTACGCAGGTTAACCCAAAGAAGGCTAAGTAACAAATGGTCTCTAACTGGGTAAAATACTAGCCACAGAAATTGAATAATTATCCATGACGCTATAAGATCAACTTCAGTTTGAAGGCACATGAATACCAATTAACAATATTCCTTTTCTCCATGTCAATGAGTTGGGGCGTAGAAAGTTGAGAGGATTGAAGCATCTAGTTCAGATGCTTATATTATTTTGAGGGGGGGAAGAACAAAAGATGGAGATTCTGAACTTGACACTAAATAGTAGGTATCTAGTTCAGATCTTTCCTTTCATTAGCATTCTCGGATAGCTCATTGTATATGATATTAACATCTGAAACACCATTCCTAGTATTAGAAGGGAAATGCAGTGGAATTCAAAGGAGAAACTGTTGAAGATTTTCAATAAGGGGTATTAGCAAGAAATAAGACTACTAAGATGCTTCTCACCAGTCCAGCAATCTTCTTGATAATTGCAGCTGGATTTGAATTCAATCCTTTAACCAGTGTCAAGATCAGTTGCTTCAGCATAGAAAGCTTTTTATCTTTCTCTGTCTCCACAAGAATAACATCATTCCTGTAACCTTCGGCCTCCAAAGCACGAAGCTCGTCCAGGGAAGGAATGCTGTGAAACCGCTCTTTTAGCCTTTTATCCTGTGCATAGATGATTATGGAATTGGTTTAGGCTCTAGTTCGTAGAACCAAGTTACAAGGAAAAAATTATGAACATAAATCCCGCCAGTTGCCAAAAGAACTGCATTAAAATTATCAGTGAAAATGTACTACGTTAAATTAATGAGCATATAAACAAGGAAACATGATGCAGGATCCATAAAAACAGACAACGCTCATGAAGTTTCTCCAtggaaagagaaattaaatgGTAGAAGTTATTTTAGTGGTAAAGACAGCATACCAGAATAACAGAATAGAACCCATCTGGAATAGGTTCACAAAGCATTCCAGTACTCCAGAGAATTTGAGATGCTCTCTGAGGCGAGAACACATCTTGGTCAGAATTGATGATCTCTTCCTTTTCATTTACAATATCTTCCCGAGGGCCCAAAGAAACAGATCCAAATTTCTCCTCAAAATCAGAAGACCACCATGAAGAAGCATTGGATGGGGCTTGCTCTGATGGTGCAACATCATCTCGCTGATCCTCCATGCCTTAAAATGTTTAGAATATAAAACCATTTCACCAAGTAGTTTCTATTTCTACCCCCATATAAGGTGCAATCGAACTTACATACTCCTCAGTCAACAAAAACCACTGAAAAAACCCTTTAAGGTTTCCCCAATATCTTCAAGCTGGATGGCATAATACCCGAGAAACAGGAACGTCAAAATGATTGGGCATAAGCACTAACAATGAGAACaaacaaaaagcaaaaaaagaaagaaaagaaaaacgaaagaaagGACATTAAGAAAGTCATGCTTACACAAGGAAACGAAGCAGAAATCAGAGACCCCagtaaaacaaaaaacaagacccacaaatacaataaaagctaaatcatcatcatcattatcatAATCAAGATCAAAATATGACATCCCATATACAAAAACAGGAATAACccagagaaaaagaaaaacccattTGAGAAAATGCGCAAAAGAAAGGAATTAAAGAGAAATTACAGACCTGAAGAAGTACGAAAAGGGAGGAATGAGGAGAGTGGTAAAGTAGGGGAAGAATGTGGGAAGGGGGATCGGAGGGAATTGAGAATGAATCTTGAAGAAGATGAGGATTTGATTTGATAGAAAGCGATGGAGTGAGTTTGAGAATCACgtgaaatggaaatggaaatggaaatggaagaaggaagaagaaaggtaAAGAAGGGGGTAAGGGTTTGGGTTCTGAATTTTTTCTCCGGGACACCTCTCTCCGACAGCCAGCTGGCGAACGGGGTGGCTTACCAACATCCACACCTTCCTCCGCGTGAACCCTTTTAATTCCCTCCTCCCCCtcttctcattttctttttttttataaaagtcATTTTTACTTCTAAACTTTTCTCAAAATATTAATTTGCCCTCTAACTTTCATTCGTAGTAATTTAGATAGGTTTGATTTGAGATTTTTTGTTCCTAAGTTAGATTTTAGTGGGTATATTATTATATGAGAAAATAATTCTGCGACTAACATGAATATCAAAGTAAGGAATGTGATTtaacattaataataaaatagcaAACCTCAACTCTTTGAATTATTGGTACATCAAAGCAGAGTTTTTTTACCGCTCAACTCAACTCAATTGGGCGCCAAATGTCTCCTAGGGAAactaaaaattatcaaaaattagatttagttgttattattttactatgtagattttgtattttgtaaaaatatttagtctctaattactttattttttatttatgtaaAGAATTTGATTAAATGTTAATACTAATTTTTACAATAGTGATTCAATTGATACAAATTTTAAACAGTAGTGATTAAATTGTTACATAGTAAAGCATACaaattaaattgttacaaaaataaaagaacacggactaaattgttacaaacaAAAGTTTAGAGGTCAAATTGTTACTTCTTGAAATTTACGGTATTGATAGATTCGATTATAAGTTCGTAAATTATCAATCAATCCAAAAGCTTAAGTTTATGAGTGGAGATGAATTTAATTATACATCATTTAACAATCAACTTCACTTGTGGGTTGGAGAGAAAATAGCATTGCAAGGAATTGAAGATAGAACATCGTAAACCACATTACTCTAATGCCATCTTAAATCGTCAATTAACTTAAGAGTAATGTGGTTCATGATGTAGTGTCTTCAAGCCACTTATTTACTCCCCATTTAATATTGAATTTTCACTTATGAGGAAATTTCTTCAATTTTTGAATTCATAAGTGATAGTGAAAGTCGAatgatttataattaaaatttgtacCCGCTTTTGTTATTATGTTTAACTCATGTAGAAACTTATATGACAAGTTACTAAACTtctaattttggatttaattaatttaaggaCCTCCACTTTGTATATAATGAATTTCTTGATTTATTaaacttctttttaattttaaaaatatattaaacaagAATTTGAAGATTTATTGACTTATTATGTACTTAGAATTTATccaaaaaattgaaactattttgcaaagtaacaaaaaaagaaaataacgaATTTGATAAATTTGGTTATATTCGTAAATAATTTCAACTTTTTGCTACATTTCAAAACTTCTCATACATGTTcatcaaacatattttaaaaagttgaaaaactaaatttataatttaataatgTCCTTATTTacacatttttaaaataattaatagtgAAGACAGAAAATGTAAAGTTTTAAAATAGAACAAATTGCAAAAATCTTTTCTAAAATATGGTAATTTGGATTATactcttaaactttcaaaatcaAAAATCGAGTCCTTAAActtatttagattttaaattcaGATTCTTAAAATTAGACCCATCAAACTTGCgatacttttttctttttaaaaaatattttctgaAAATGAACCCACTGTTCAATAGTCAGTCCTTCCTTCAAAATAGGAAAAAGCTCGATAGTTCAATCATCTTAGCCAATAAGAGTTGGGACCCTACTTTTGAAAATAAACTACTAAAAGAAATCTTTCAGTTTAGTGTCCaagtcgatactctgattttctcttgaactatagtaattttttttgataaaatcattcaattatttattttggagATTAGATTGTAGATCGGATGCCGATCTTCCTTCTTTCTCCCGGGGGGAATCCTTCCCTCTTAAATAAGTAAAGGTCTTTAGGGACCAAACCTATTCCTTAGCCTTTCTCTTGGACCTCCTATTCTTTTCATGCAATGAAATATGGGGGTTCTTTACGCCCCCTCTTCCCACCTCCCGATATTCTCCTTCAAATTGTGTTGATTTTATAATTTTggttattcaaattttattattgatgGGTTCAATTTTTACAATCAACGGAAACTTGAACGTCCAATTTTGacacttttaaaagtttagagttTCAACTTGAAAGTTTGAGACTATAATTGAAATTTATCGTATCATAAGAATAGTTATTGTAATTtaccttttaaaatattattcaaTTGTTTGAAGAAAAAACTCCTATGcaaatatatgaaataatatacaaatgttttaatttattatccattataataaccaaaacaaaaagGTAAATTTTCATAACTATAATAAGACACCAAAATATTTGCGGCCtatttaataaaattcaaaaGCCTATGAAACCCGTAAAagattttcataaatttcatatttgtccTTGGTATTGCAGACAattcgtcacttctctttctttttttttttttttttttcaatttattcatcttctcttctatATTTCTTCGGCTCATCTTCtagattttatttcttttacttttattcatcttttttttttctttctttcttctatttttattcatcttctttttctttcttctttcatcttctctttctttctttcagcTCCTCTTccagaatatcaagatcgtttaaatattactttgatatgatctaaactaTCGCTTATCTAGTcagcacgatcgtttagcatggtcaacatgatcatttagatttaaagctcttttcccatcgtttaaaaagaactatttGATCGTGTGGatataatctaaacgatcgcttacctagtcaacatgattgtttagatttgaaaccaTTTTCTTgtcatttaaaaagaactacacgatcatgtgaATATGATCTAATTGATCGCTTACCTAGTCAACATGATtatttagcatggtcaacacaatcgtttagatttgaagctttttttccatcgtttaaaagaaCCAcacaatcgtatggatatgatGTAAACAATCACGTACCATAGTCAGCCCAATCGTTTAGCGTGGTcaacataatcgtttagattcgaagtatttttttcctatcattaaaaaaaactacacggTCGTGTTGATATtacctacacgatcgtgtatcatttcctacacgagtgcgtatcatgatcgtttaggaGAAGAATTACACGCGCGCATGTGATTGATTAATCTCTATTGACTATGGCATTTTTTGGTCTTTTCCATTGTGGGTCTGTagatttttttcgttttcaaaattgttctatacagtgtaaatattttttcggcttgttatactttttttaaaaaaacccaaaCATAAACGGATTCATGTATTACATTATTCAAacttaatataaaatataaataaaataaaatagtgcaCATAAAAATAAGGAgttttttcaataataataataaaaaatacaaactatttatactttACAGCAAAAAACCATTAAATGACATAAACTCATTACACTTTATTTTGTCATAAAGTGTACATAGCTTGtccatttttccatttttgataATTCTCCTAAAAATAACTTGATTTTACTATAAAAAAAAacgtaattttattaagattaatttgcataaatgtaacaaaacacgaAAATATTTATGACCCACGTAACAAAAAGCAAAAACTCATGAAGTCGgtacaatattttcataatttccaGATTCGTCTTTAAATATTGTGACGATTTgtcacttttctttcttcttcttctttgcgatttatctATCTTTTCTTCCAGATTTATTCAGCTCCTCTCccatattttctttcttatattttaaaacaatttattcttttgtttaaatctCATATTTTATCTTCACCATTTTTCGGCAAGATTCTTTGAAGCTACTTCATTTTCCTCCTATTCAAGAATATTaatatcgtttaaatatcactaTGACATGATctaacgatcgtttaccattgtcaacacaATTGTATACCATGGTCAAcaacgtttagatttgaagtcattttttcgttgtttaaaaaaactacacaatcatatggatatgatttaaacgattgtttacgatagtcaacatgatcatttagatttgaagcatgttttctatcgttaaaaagaactacatgatcatttTGATACTACTTACACGACTACGTATCATTatctacacgattgtgtagcatgatcgtttagaagaagattacaCACCTGTGGTCGATTAATCACGTATTAACGgtgacatttttggtatttctcaTTGTGAGGCTGTGaactttttttcgtttttagaattattttatatggtgcaaatattttagtttcttattatattttttaaaaaaacctctTTTATTAGTTCCTAGTCTAACATTTTTCTAATCTGTTATACTTTCCTTATTTTTCTGTTTCATTTCGTAGGCTAGTTGTCTAAAAAAATATCATTGTATTTTTCTCATTCTAAAATCTTTCTTACATTTTTAATTAacttcttttcctcttccatATTTGGAATTTTCAATAAccatttttctctaaaatatttatgttatatatatttgCTGTGTGTTAACATTTATAAAACCCTGCTATTTATACAATTACTACCATTTTATTAAGAAATTCACGAGTTATTTGTTAGAGAATCTAAATTTTGCTTTATATTTTCAGTTTTATTGAGTTCAACATATATGTGTTTGATGGACAATCCATATTCTATTTCTAAAAATTTTTTTCGGATTATTTGATCAAACATTGTAGATTCTTATAACAacttttttatgtttatatcatccagaatttgaattttacctttaaaaaacaaaattatattagATGCATGTAAAATTAACATTTCATGTtataaactcttttttttttttgttttttaaaaaatataagaaacCGGCAAATATTTACCCTTTATggaataatttcaaaaatggaaaaactTTTATATTTGGCCAATGATCTTGTGccaatatcatttagatttggctacaaaaTCGtgtacctaaatctaaacgatcacgtaccaaatataaaagaatctATAAGATCGCATACCAAAtgtaaatcttttatatttggtatacgattgtttgATTTGGCTACAAAATCgtgtacccaaatctaaacgatcatgtaccaatatctcaacgattttttatatttggtcCACGATCTCgtaccaatatcgtttagatttggtacatgataatatatccaaatctaaatgatcatgtaccaatatccaatgatttttgttcaagatcgtgtactaaagtcttttatatttggtacacgatcttgaacaaaataacactttgaaaaataaaaaaacaatacaagattgatgattgattgaaaataaatatcacgatttttcaaaaaaatataaaagaagaagtggaaagaataagagaagagagaagaagGGAGAAATTGGAGTCGCACGAAATTCAAAAGCGGCAAgaacaaacctggaatattaaaaaaatggtcGGATTCATAgacattttgattttgttacacagaTTGTAAATATTGTGGTGTTTTTTTGTATTTGTGAAAAttaatcttattttttaatataatatctattatgtaatgtattataaattatataatatgaCAAAATAATAACTGTATAaatttttaggttaaattacGAACTTGGTTTCTATggttttaaatatataaaattaatctttatggtttatatttaaaatttattttcttttatatgaTAAAATCATAGAAAATAATCTCATTTGGTAGAAACTATTTACGAAGGTTTTCaaacaataaaatttatatatgaaattttgtcaaattataaactaaattttaactttttccaAATAAGATTTACAATGGCAAAATTTATTTatgtacttttctttttttacaaaaataataagCTATCCTTCGTCTCGATTGAGAATCCAGATAGGGATCGAAAATATCGAAAATGTAATAAGGGTCGTtttctatttataatttatagttTGCATTCTATGAAATCATCTTTGAAGATTGTAAACAACATACTGCAATACATTCatcaaatgaaagaatacattgattcaaaattgaatttacAACTGAATTCCAGAAATACAAACAATCTTttaaaagtttttgtttttttttaataaagtttaAGTTCTTGGTGGGCTAGTTAACCTTTTAAGTTTGTGTTTAAATCTGTATTACTAATCTGGCAGTTATTTAttaatacttttaaattttagaatcttGTCAATCAATAATTGGACAAACTTATTTAACTCCAAATTTTCTTGAGCGAATCAATTCAAATCctattttgtttgaaaaatattgcgtcaaaattataataattttaattagatTCCTAAATTAACATAAGTACATCAATACatcttttcaataataataaaaaaaaaattcaatacatGCCTTTTATACAAGACAGTCTTTATATAAATCATCAATGTATCAATTGATTCCTCAGAAGGTTGTGTTTAATTAATAAAACTATATATCTCATAAAATGTGTCCAAATGAAAATGTGAATTATTTTAagattatttttcttaaatataataaaggaaaacttacataaaATGTAATGAaattgtaaactatttacggtccgttTAACAAAACCTATAagtttaaccattttttaaatattccaggtttgcccttccatttttctattcttcttcgctatttgtcttcttcttgttatttcgtcttcctacgatttcgtctttcttcttttctctttttcttttctgcgatttctttccatcatctttcttattttttaattctttatttatgccgtttaatctttccatcttttttcttcttttcctcttcgttttttgcgcttcgatttctttccatcgtctttctattttgctctgatttctttccattgtatttcttttttctttttttttttatgcgtttacatttggtaaccaaatctaaacgactgtgtataagacCGTGTACaccaaaatagcaaaatctaaaagatcttgtataaagaatcttgaaaaataatcatttagattggaatagccaaatgtaaacgatcgtgtaaaaagtaaaagattgtgtataaagaatcttgaaaaaaaatcatttagattggagtagccaaatataaacgatcgtttactttttaaacgatcgtgtaaaaaaaataaaagatcgtgtataaaaaattttgaaaaaaaatcatttggattggaatagacaaatgtaaacgatcgtgtaaaaaaagtaaacgatcatgtaaataaatctaaacgatcatgtaccaaaagaattaaaaaaatcatttagatttgggtctccaagtctaaatgatcgtataacaaaattaaacgatgaaattgaaaagataaactatagtcatatctaaatgatcgcgtataaattgtagccatatctaaacgatcgatcatgtataaattgtagccatatcgcgttgtaaccatatctaaatgatcacatataaattatagtcatatctaaacgatcgcgtataaattatagccatatata is drawn from Cucumis melo cultivar AY chromosome 11, USDA_Cmelo_AY_1.0, whole genome shotgun sequence and contains these coding sequences:
- the LOC103490492 gene encoding probable serine/threonine-protein kinase SIS8 isoform X1, with the protein product MEDQRDDVAPSEQAPSNASSWWSSDFEEKFGSVSLGPREDIVNEKEEIINSDQDVFSPQRASQILWSTGMLCEPIPDGFYSVILDKRLKERFHSIPSLDELRALEAEGYRNDVILVETEKDKKLSMLKQLILTLVKGLNSNPAAIIKKIAGLVSDFYKRPILESPAKGALEETSHLFEDRGIQLLGKIKFGSCRPRAILFKALADTVGLESRLMVGLPNEGAIGCVDSYKHMSVTVVLNSVELVVDLMRFPGQLLPRSTKAIFMTHISAAGESDSAENDSCDSPLEPNSPLYGFSERVDPDSVEKDESLQFHRKFDAASNAHGHSLRNMMLRSNTALDRKLSLSHSEPNIANAFWRRSRRKDIAEQRTASSSPEHPSFRARGRSMLSGDRKAFRDFSDDVSTSSYRSDGASTSTSEARRLRRRSISITPEIGDDIVRAVRAMNETLKQNRLLRGQEDDRSFSHPSNERNSSSDVRRNDQVGSQRAISLPSSPHVYRGQTSDGIGHSAYGNDELTFKWTKVLESFSLNDKPLLPYPEWNIDYSELTVGIRIGIGFFGEVFRGIWNGTDVAIKVFLEQDLTPENIEDFCNEISILSRLRHPNVILFLGACTKPPRLSMITEYMEMGSLYSLIHLSGQKKKLSWRRRLKMLRDICRGLMCIHRMKIAHRDLKSANCLVNKHWTVKICDFGLSRILTDAPARGSPSAGTPEWMAPELFRNEPFTEKCDIFSLGVIMWELCTLNRPWEGVPPERVVYAVGTEGSRLEIPEGPLGRLISDCWAEPNERPSCEEILSRLLDCEYSLS
- the LOC103490492 gene encoding serine/threonine-protein kinase EDR1 isoform X5 — protein: MEDQRDDVAPSEQAPSNASSWWSSDFEEKFGSVSLGPREDIVNEKEEIINSDQDVFSPQRASQILWSTGMLCEPIPDGFYSVILDKRLKERFHSIPSLDELRALEAEGYRNDVILVETEKDKKLSMLKQLILTLVKGLNSNPAAIIKKIAGLVSDFYKRPILESPAKGALEETSHLFEDRGIQLLGKIKFGSCRPRAILFKALADTVGLESRLMVGLPNEGAIGCVDSYKHMSVTVVLNSVELVVDLMRFPGQLLPRSTKAIFMTHISAAGESDSAENDSCDSPLEPNSPLYGFSERVDPDSVEKDESLQFHRKFDAASNAHGHSLRNMMLRSNTALDRKLSPEHPSFRARGRSMLSGDRKAFRDFSDDVSTSSYRSDGASTSTSEARRLRRRSISITPEIGDDIVRAVRAMNETLKQNRLLRGQEDDRSFSHPSNERNSSSDVRRNDQVGSQRAISLPSSPHVYRGQTSDGIGHSAYGNDELTFKWTKVLESFSLNDKPLLPYPEWNIDYSELTVGIRIGIGFFGEVFRGIWNGTDVAIKVFLEQDLTPENIEDFCNEISILSRLRHPNVILFLGACTKPPRLSMITEYMEMGSLYSLIHLSGQKKKLSWRRRLKMLRDICRGLMCIHRMKIAHRDLKSANCLVNKHWTVKICDFGLSRILTDAPARGSPSAGTPEWMAPELFRNEPFTEKCDIFSLGVIMWELCTLNRPWEGVPPERVVYAVGTEGSRLEIPEGPLGRLISDCWAEPNERPSCEEILSRLLDCEYSLS